One genomic segment of Manis pentadactyla isolate mManPen7 chromosome 1, mManPen7.hap1, whole genome shotgun sequence includes these proteins:
- the GNRH1 gene encoding progonadoliberin-1 isoform X1, which translates to MVLRMERIPKLLAGLILLTICVVGCSSQHWSYGLRPGGKRNAENLIDSFQEMAREVSQLAEPQRPECSVHQPRSPLRDLRGALESLIEEETGQKI; encoded by the exons ATGGTCCTTAGAATGGAGCGGATTCCGAAACTTCTAGCTGGACTCATTCTGCTGACCATATGTGTGGTGGGCTGCTCCAGCCAACACTGGTCCTACGGACTGCGCcctggaggaaagagaaatgcTGAAAATTTGATTGATTCCTTCCAAGAG ATGGCCAGAGAGGTCAGTCAGCTGGCAGAACCTCAGCGCCCCGAATGCTCCGTCCACCAGCCCCGCTCTCCCCTCAGGGACCTGAGAGGGGCTCTG GAAAGTCTGATTGAAGAGGAAACTGGGCAGAAGATTTAA
- the GNRH1 gene encoding progonadoliberin-1 isoform X2 — MERIPKLLAGLILLTICVVGCSSQHWSYGLRPGGKRNAENLIDSFQEMAREVSQLAEPQRPECSVHQPRSPLRDLRGALESLIEEETGQKI; from the exons ATGGAGCGGATTCCGAAACTTCTAGCTGGACTCATTCTGCTGACCATATGTGTGGTGGGCTGCTCCAGCCAACACTGGTCCTACGGACTGCGCcctggaggaaagagaaatgcTGAAAATTTGATTGATTCCTTCCAAGAG ATGGCCAGAGAGGTCAGTCAGCTGGCAGAACCTCAGCGCCCCGAATGCTCCGTCCACCAGCCCCGCTCTCCCCTCAGGGACCTGAGAGGGGCTCTG GAAAGTCTGATTGAAGAGGAAACTGGGCAGAAGATTTAA